In the genome of Gemmatimonadales bacterium, one region contains:
- the bamD gene encoding outer membrane protein assembly factor BamD — MSKVSLVAILALLGACTHHYRPPKVSLTALNASPKTVDSLWNVAMDFYNRHKWDKAAAAFDRVELEMSPGDRRVLLGRIYLGDLYAREGSSLQAVREYRRLVDEFPTDSLAPEALFRAADAYFRLWRAPDLDPTYAVTAQSVDSEVITRYPNTPAATKAQAQLRELENRFAERDYKSANFYFKLKGYEAAILYLKNLVFQYPRATVAPDALALLVKAYRKLNYAEDLKDICTYMGTNWGTTPQYRSSCPQVAAQPPTDATHAGKPAGP, encoded by the coding sequence ATGTCGAAGGTTTCGCTCGTCGCGATTCTCGCGCTCCTCGGCGCCTGCACGCATCACTATCGCCCGCCCAAGGTGTCGCTGACGGCACTCAACGCGTCGCCGAAGACCGTCGACTCGTTGTGGAATGTCGCGATGGATTTCTATAACCGCCACAAGTGGGACAAGGCGGCCGCGGCGTTCGATCGCGTCGAACTCGAGATGAGCCCGGGCGACCGGCGCGTCCTCCTCGGGCGGATCTATCTCGGCGACCTCTATGCCCGCGAAGGAAGCTCGCTGCAGGCGGTGCGCGAGTATCGCCGCCTGGTCGACGAATTCCCGACCGATTCGCTCGCTCCCGAAGCGCTGTTCCGCGCGGCCGATGCCTACTTCAGGCTCTGGCGCGCCCCCGACCTCGATCCGACCTACGCCGTCACGGCGCAGTCGGTCGACAGCGAGGTGATCACCCGCTATCCCAACACGCCCGCGGCAACAAAGGCGCAGGCGCAATTGCGCGAGCTCGAGAATCGCTTTGCGGAGCGTGACTACAAGTCGGCCAACTTCTACTTCAAGCTCAAGGGGTACGAAGCCGCCATCCTCTACCTCAAGAACCTGGTCTTCCAGTACCCCCGCGCGACGGTCGCCCCCGATGCCCTCGCGTTGCTGGTGAAGGCGTACCGGAAACTGAATTACGCCGAGGATCTCAAGGACATCTGTACCTACATGGGGACCAACTGGGGGACGACGCCCCAGTATCGATCCTCATGTCCGCAGGTCGCGGCCCAGCCACCCACCGACGCGACGCACGCCGGGAAGCCGGCCGGTCCCTGA
- the secA gene encoding preprotein translocase subunit SecA: MIKQVFESVFGSRQEREVKRLQPVLASIHGHEARLAQLDEAELKGQTDRFRAILAEKTDTLRAEVDRLRAAKHGCADPVEREAIDQELQKAEHAWKQAVVNTLDELLPEAYATVREACRRLVGTTVDVIGQPQIWNMVPYDVQLIGGIALHRGRIAEMATGEGKTLVATLPLYLNALPGRGAHLVTVNNYLARRDSQWMGHLFKYLGLTVACLDDTEPSSPDRRAAYSADITYGTNNEFGFDYLRDNMVFTLEQRVQRDHVYAIIDEVDSILIDEARTPLIISGPVGDEDSVHYRGYNAKVGDLVRLQNEVVSGLVAEGERLLQNDKTKADAGIKLYQSQLGAPKNKKLLKLMNETGVKQLVQRTELDYIADRKMAMRQQQMRDLEESLYFVLDEKGHSVHLTDKGSAALSPHDPGLFIVPDISQEIHQIEHDDELDPAAKAAKRQQVEADYAAKSEQLHIIHKLLQAHALYERETDYIVQEGQVLIVDEFTGRIMHGRRWSDGLHQAVEAKEGVTVKGETQTLATITIQNYFRMYEKLSGMTGTAETEETEFYTIYKLEVAVIPTNKPIRRADLVDQIYKTRREKYNAVAEEVERIHNEGWPVLIGTTSVDISETLSRQLKRRGLPHEVLNAKYHQREAEIVAGAGRKGAITIATNMAGRGTDIKLDPVLDLTSDKAGLHIIGTERHESRRIDRQLRGRSGRQGDPGVSLFFMSLEDDLMRLFGSDRIARMMDKSGAEEGEVITGKLITAAIESAQQRVELQNFQARKRLLEYDDVMNQQREVIYSTRLFALERGEELKAEALKMIRAAVNRTVTDYLGSTENPEEYDRTGLRSALLMQFMLGPESILDAQATPTIESIVDVVRADGEVAFDRKIAYLKEFGTRIGVPDVELQVLSQVMLAVLDEKWKDHLYDLDQLRNAIQYRAYGQRDPLVEYKKEAFEMFEDLLRDMQATFAERYLKIQVTADAPPPPPQPRRIEQPTVATGPSSDDLFTAPPTRTVGAPPPRISTPAGAIGAPAPVGGAPVGRNDPCPCGSGKKYKKCHGAGQ, encoded by the coding sequence ATGATCAAGCAGGTCTTCGAATCGGTATTCGGATCGCGCCAGGAACGGGAAGTGAAGCGGCTCCAGCCGGTGCTGGCGTCGATTCACGGCCATGAGGCGCGCCTTGCCCAGCTCGACGAAGCCGAGCTCAAGGGACAGACCGACCGTTTCCGCGCGATCCTGGCCGAGAAGACCGACACCCTCCGCGCCGAGGTCGACCGCCTCCGCGCAGCCAAGCACGGCTGCGCCGATCCCGTCGAACGTGAGGCGATCGATCAGGAGCTGCAGAAGGCGGAGCACGCCTGGAAACAGGCCGTCGTCAACACCCTCGACGAACTCCTTCCCGAGGCATACGCCACCGTTCGCGAAGCGTGCCGCCGGCTGGTCGGGACCACCGTCGACGTCATCGGGCAACCGCAAATCTGGAACATGGTGCCGTACGACGTGCAGTTGATCGGCGGGATCGCGCTGCATCGCGGCCGCATCGCCGAAATGGCGACTGGTGAAGGGAAGACCCTCGTTGCCACGCTGCCGCTCTATCTCAACGCGCTTCCGGGGCGCGGCGCGCACCTCGTCACGGTCAACAACTATCTCGCCCGCCGCGACTCGCAGTGGATGGGGCACCTCTTCAAGTACCTCGGCCTCACCGTCGCCTGTCTCGACGACACCGAGCCGTCGTCGCCCGACCGCCGGGCCGCGTATTCCGCCGACATCACCTACGGCACCAACAACGAGTTCGGCTTCGACTACCTGCGCGACAACATGGTCTTCACCCTCGAGCAGCGGGTGCAGCGCGACCACGTCTACGCCATCATCGACGAAGTCGACTCGATCCTCATCGACGAAGCCCGCACGCCGCTGATCATCTCCGGGCCGGTCGGCGACGAGGACAGCGTGCACTATCGCGGATACAACGCCAAGGTCGGCGACCTGGTCCGCCTGCAGAACGAAGTCGTCAGCGGCCTCGTTGCCGAGGGCGAGCGGCTGCTGCAGAACGACAAGACGAAGGCCGACGCCGGGATCAAGCTGTACCAGTCGCAGCTCGGCGCGCCGAAGAACAAGAAGCTGCTCAAGCTGATGAACGAGACCGGCGTCAAGCAGCTCGTCCAGCGCACCGAACTCGACTACATCGCCGACCGCAAGATGGCGATGCGGCAGCAGCAGATGCGCGACCTCGAGGAATCGCTCTACTTCGTCCTCGACGAGAAGGGCCACTCGGTCCACCTCACCGACAAGGGATCGGCTGCGCTCTCGCCGCACGACCCGGGTCTCTTCATCGTGCCGGATATCTCGCAGGAGATCCACCAGATCGAGCACGACGACGAACTCGATCCGGCGGCGAAGGCAGCGAAGCGCCAGCAGGTCGAGGCCGACTACGCGGCGAAGAGCGAGCAGCTGCACATCATCCACAAGCTGCTGCAGGCGCACGCCCTCTATGAACGCGAAACCGATTACATCGTGCAGGAAGGGCAGGTGCTCATTGTCGATGAGTTCACCGGCCGCATCATGCACGGCCGGCGCTGGTCCGACGGGCTGCACCAGGCGGTCGAGGCGAAGGAAGGGGTGACCGTGAAGGGCGAGACGCAGACCCTCGCCACGATCACGATCCAGAACTATTTCCGGATGTACGAGAAGCTCTCCGGAATGACCGGTACCGCCGAGACCGAAGAGACCGAGTTCTACACGATCTACAAGCTCGAGGTCGCGGTCATCCCGACCAACAAGCCGATCCGGCGCGCCGACCTCGTCGACCAGATCTACAAGACGCGGCGCGAGAAGTACAACGCCGTCGCCGAAGAGGTCGAGCGGATTCACAACGAGGGGTGGCCGGTCCTGATCGGCACCACCAGCGTCGACATCTCCGAGACGCTGTCGCGCCAGCTCAAGCGCCGCGGCCTCCCGCACGAAGTGCTCAACGCCAAGTACCATCAGCGTGAAGCCGAGATCGTCGCCGGCGCGGGGCGCAAGGGCGCCATCACGATCGCGACCAACATGGCCGGCCGCGGAACCGACATCAAACTCGATCCGGTCCTCGACCTGACCAGCGACAAGGCCGGCCTGCACATCATCGGCACCGAGCGTCACGAGTCGCGACGGATCGACCGCCAGCTGCGTGGCCGCTCCGGCCGTCAGGGCGATCCCGGCGTGTCGCTCTTCTTCATGTCGCTCGAAGACGACCTGATGCGCCTCTTCGGGTCGGACCGCATCGCCCGGATGATGGACAAGAGCGGCGCCGAGGAAGGCGAGGTGATCACCGGCAAGCTGATCACCGCCGCGATCGAGAGCGCGCAGCAGCGCGTCGAGCTGCAGAACTTCCAGGCCCGCAAGCGACTGCTCGAATACGATGACGTGATGAACCAGCAGCGCGAGGTCATCTACTCGACGCGGCTCTTTGCGCTGGAGCGCGGCGAGGAACTCAAGGCCGAAGCGCTCAAGATGATTCGCGCCGCCGTCAACCGGACCGTCACCGACTATCTCGGCTCGACCGAGAACCCCGAGGAATACGATCGCACCGGCCTGCGATCGGCGCTGCTGATGCAATTCATGCTCGGGCCGGAATCGATTCTCGATGCCCAGGCGACGCCGACCATCGAATCGATCGTCGACGTGGTTCGCGCCGATGGCGAGGTCGCGTTCGATCGCAAGATCGCCTACCTCAAGGAATTCGGAACCCGGATCGGCGTCCCCGATGTCGAACTGCAGGTGCTGTCACAGGTGATGCTCGCGGTGCTCGACGAGAAGTGGAAGGATCATCTCTACGATCTCGATCAACTTCGCAACGCGATCCAGTACCGCGCCTACGGCCAGCGCGATCCGCTGGTCGAGTACAAGAAGGAAGCGTTCGAGATGTTCGAGGACCTCCTTCGCGACATGCAGGCGACCTTCGCGGAGCGGTACCTCAAGATCCAGGTCACCGCCGATGCGCCGCCTCCTCCACCGCAGCCGCGGCGGATCGAGCAGCCGACCGTTGCGACCGGGCCGTCGTCCGACGATCTCTTCACCGCGCCGCCGACCCGCACCGTCGGCGCTCCGCCACCGCGGATCAGCACCCCCGCGGGCGCGATCGGTGCACCGGCGCCGGTGGGTGGCGCACCAGTGGGGCGGAACGATCCGTGTCCCTGCGGGTCGGGGAAGAAGTACAAGAAGTGCCACGGAGCGGGGCAGTAA
- the nadD gene encoding nicotinate (nicotinamide) nucleotide adenylyltransferase, with protein MRIGVLGGSFDPIHNAHLIIARAALEALALDAVRLVVAATQPFKEGRHAAPPADRLRMVELAVDGVAGLVADGRELARPGPSYTIDTLRELRAEAADTELVLLMGSDTAAGFSRWREPEAIRSIATIGVFRRPATTGGAAALPGGQGDVAIDVPLLEISSTAIRERAARGRSLAGWVHPAVADYIVASQLYGSGRE; from the coding sequence GTGCGTATCGGCGTGCTGGGCGGCTCGTTCGATCCGATCCACAACGCGCATCTGATCATCGCGAGGGCGGCGCTGGAAGCACTGGCGCTCGACGCCGTGCGCCTCGTCGTCGCCGCGACGCAGCCGTTCAAGGAGGGTCGCCACGCGGCGCCCCCGGCGGATCGGTTACGAATGGTCGAATTGGCGGTAGATGGTGTGGCGGGTCTGGTCGCCGACGGCAGGGAACTCGCGCGCCCGGGGCCGTCGTATACAATCGATACCCTGCGCGAGTTGCGAGCGGAAGCAGCGGACACCGAACTCGTCCTGCTGATGGGAAGCGACACCGCGGCAGGATTCAGCAGGTGGCGCGAACCCGAGGCGATCCGGTCGATCGCGACGATCGGGGTCTTCCGGCGCCCCGCGACGACAGGCGGCGCGGCAGCGCTTCCCGGGGGGCAAGGGGATGTCGCGATCGACGTCCCGCTTCTCGAGATTTCGTCGACCGCCATCCGCGAACGGGCCGCTCGGGGACGGTCGCTGGCAGGTTGGGTTCACCCGGCGGTGGCCGACTACATTGTGGCGTCACAGCTCTACGGGAGTGGCAGGGAATGA